A stretch of Gallus gallus isolate bGalGal1 chromosome 2, bGalGal1.mat.broiler.GRCg7b, whole genome shotgun sequence DNA encodes these proteins:
- the GALR1 gene encoding galanin receptor type 1, producing MEPGEPLNRSQEGAEAPRGEFNASGLPEEEGKPLFGIGIENFITLIVFGLIFALGVLGNSLVITVLARSKPGKRRSTTNIFILNLSIADLAYLLFCIPFQSTVYVLPTWVLGAFICKFIHYFFTVSMLVSIFTLSAMSVDRYVAIVHSRRSSTLRIPRNALLGVGLIWALSFAMASPVAHHQRLFHRNGSDQTFCWEHWPNPRHKKVYVVCTFVFGYLLPLLLISFCYAKVLNHLHKKLRNMSKKSEASKKKTAQTVLVVVVVFGISWLPHHVIHLWAEFGVFPLTQASFLFRIAAHCLAYSNSSVNPIIYAFLSENFRKAYKQVFKCQIGNESPLNDAKENKSRIDTPPSTNCTHV from the exons ATGGAGCCGGGGGAGCCCCTCAACCGGTCCCAGGAGGGGGCAGAGGCGCCCCGCGGGGAGTTCAACGCTTCCGGGCTGccggaggaggaggggaagccCCTCTTCGGCATCGGCATCGAGAACTTCATCACCCTGATCGTCTTCGGCTTGATCTTTGCCCTGGGGGTGCTGGGCAACTCGCTGGTGATCACGGTTCTGGCTCGCAGCAAGCCGGGCAAGCGCCGCAGTACCACCAACATCTTCATCCTCAACCTGAGTATCGCCGACCTGGCCTACCTGCTCTTCTGCATCCCCTTCCAGTCCACGGTCTACGTGCTGCCCACTTGGGTGCTGGGCGCCTTCATCTGCAAGTTCATCCATTACTTCTTCACCGTCTCCATGCTGGTGAGCATCTTCACACTCTCAGCCATGTCCGTGGACCGCTATGTGGCCATCGTGCACTCGCGGCGCTCCTCCACCCTGCGCATCCCCCGCAACGCGCTGCTGGGCGTTGGGCTCATCTGGGCTCTCTCCTTTGCCATGGCCTCGCCAGTGGCTCACCACCAGCGCCTCTTCCACCGCAATGGCAGCGACCAGaccttctgctgggagcactggcCCAACCCGCGCCACAAGAAGGTCTACGTGGTCTGCACCTTTGTCTTCGGTTAtctgctccctctgctgctcaTCTCTTTCTGCTATGCCAAG GTTCTTAATCATCTGCATAAAAAGTTGAGAAACATGTCAAAGAAGTCAGAAGCATCCAAGAAAAAG ACAGCACAGACTGTGTTGGTGGTGGTAGTGGTTTTCGGCATCTCCTGGCTGCCGCATCATGTGATTCATCTCTGGGCTGAATTCGGAGTTTTCCCACTGACTCAAGCCTCATTTCTCTTCAGGATAGCTGCACACTGCCTGGCTTACAGCAATTCTTCTGTAAACCCAATTATATAtgcatttctctctgaaaatttTAGGAAGGCCTACAAACAAGTTTTCAAGTGCCAGATAGGTAACGAATCACCTCTGAACGACgctaaagaaaataagagtcGGATAGATACACCACCATCTACCAATTGTACACATGTGTGA